A single genomic interval of Antarcticibacterium arcticum harbors:
- a CDS encoding RNA polymerase sigma factor translates to MHQLIAACHANNRKAQMELYNRYCDGMYIVTRRFLKDPFEAEDAMQEAFIKAFTKLHQYNGEVTFGAWLKKIVINKCIDKLKAKKMELVALNENVLNTAEEDDNWQIDDGIGVARVKTAIEHLPEKYKYPLMLYLIEGYDHEEISEIMNISQVASRTMVHRGKKKLQEELKHLKNGTGY, encoded by the coding sequence ATGCACCAGTTAATTGCAGCGTGTCACGCCAATAACCGCAAAGCCCAGATGGAGCTCTACAATCGTTATTGTGACGGAATGTACATAGTGACAAGGAGATTTTTAAAGGATCCATTTGAAGCCGAAGATGCCATGCAGGAGGCTTTTATCAAGGCTTTTACCAAGCTCCACCAATATAACGGGGAGGTGACTTTTGGTGCCTGGTTGAAGAAGATAGTTATCAATAAATGTATTGACAAGCTGAAAGCAAAAAAAATGGAATTGGTTGCTTTGAATGAAAATGTACTTAATACTGCGGAAGAAGATGACAACTGGCAGATTGATGACGGGATTGGAGTAGCCCGCGTAAAAACAGCTATAGAGCATTTGCCCGAAAAATATAAATATCCGCTTATGTTGTATTTAATTGAAGGATATGATCACGAAGAGATTTCAGAAATAATGAATATAAGCCAGGTGGCTTCCAGAACAATGGTTCACCGGGGAAAAAAGAAATTACAGGAAGAATTAAAACATTTGAAAAATGGCACAGGATATTAG
- the meaB gene encoding methylmalonyl Co-A mutase-associated GTPase MeaB — protein MAKPSKKSALSERESNPGSPTINPASRQKIKAFRKKEIEVEELIHRLLKGDKTALGRAITLVESQQPDHLAKAEKVVEACLPHAHQSVRIGITGVPGVGKSTFIEAFGSYLVGKGKKVAVLAVDPSSTVSHGSILGDKTRMEKLVTLENAFIRPSPSGESLGGVAQKTRESIILCEAAGFDVLLIETVGVGQSETTVHSMTDFFLLLKLAGAGDELQGIKRGIIEMADAIVINKADGENQKAAREARLEFKRALHLYPPKQSGWRPKVLLSSAIENTGIPEIWELIEEFTGLTKGNNYFEHNRHEQNKFWLLQTINEHLKSRFYRHPEMKKALQKQLQAIENNETSPFAAAAFLLKKYDEL, from the coding sequence TTGGCCAAACCCTCTAAAAAATCGGCATTATCTGAGCGTGAAAGCAATCCCGGATCTCCCACTATTAACCCTGCGTCCCGGCAAAAGATCAAGGCTTTCAGAAAAAAGGAGATTGAGGTCGAGGAATTGATACACCGGCTTTTAAAAGGGGATAAAACTGCCCTTGGCCGTGCAATTACTTTGGTAGAAAGCCAGCAACCCGACCATCTGGCTAAAGCAGAAAAAGTGGTGGAAGCCTGCCTCCCCCACGCTCATCAATCTGTTCGAATTGGAATAACGGGTGTGCCGGGGGTAGGAAAGAGCACTTTTATTGAGGCTTTTGGCAGTTACCTGGTTGGCAAAGGAAAAAAAGTAGCCGTACTGGCAGTAGACCCATCCAGCACGGTTTCCCACGGGAGTATTCTTGGTGATAAGACCAGGATGGAAAAGCTTGTCACCCTGGAAAACGCCTTTATACGCCCGTCACCTTCCGGTGAGTCTTTGGGCGGAGTGGCACAAAAGACCAGGGAAAGCATTATACTATGTGAAGCAGCAGGTTTTGATGTATTGTTAATAGAAACCGTGGGTGTAGGCCAAAGTGAAACGACCGTGCACAGTATGACAGATTTTTTCCTTTTGCTGAAGCTTGCCGGAGCCGGGGATGAATTGCAGGGCATAAAACGGGGGATCATTGAAATGGCAGATGCAATTGTGATAAACAAAGCCGATGGCGAAAATCAAAAAGCGGCCCGGGAAGCCCGACTGGAATTTAAGAGAGCACTGCATTTATACCCTCCAAAACAAAGTGGCTGGCGGCCAAAAGTGCTTTTAAGCAGCGCCATTGAAAATACAGGAATCCCGGAGATTTGGGAACTTATAGAGGAATTCACCGGCCTTACAAAAGGAAACAACTACTTTGAACACAACCGCCATGAACAAAATAAATTCTGGTTATTACAAACCATTAATGAGCATTTAAAATCCCGCTTTTACCGCCATCCTGAAATGAAAAAGGCCCTCCAAAAACAGTTACAGGCCATTGAAAACAATGAGACCAGCCCCTTTGCCGCCGCTGCTTTTCTACTGAAAAAATATGATGAATTATAG
- a CDS encoding DUF2795 domain-containing protein produces the protein MYWTLELASYLSDAPWPATKDELIDYAIRTGAPLEVVENLQSIEDEGDSYDSIEEIWPDYPTDEDYLWNEDEY, from the coding sequence ATGTATTGGACTTTAGAATTAGCATCCTACCTTAGTGATGCACCCTGGCCGGCAACAAAAGATGAGTTGATCGATTATGCCATACGTACAGGCGCTCCTCTGGAAGTAGTAGAAAACCTTCAGTCTATTGAAGATGAAGGGGACTCTTACGACTCTATTGAAGAAATTTGGCCTGATTATCCTACCGATGAAGATTATCTCTGGAACGAGGATGAATATTAA
- a CDS encoding DUF2911 domain-containing protein, protein MGTKLKTGLKIGGFVILLLLVGLFLKRYSTKAHSPEDIVHYEEESLEIEVYYNRPYKKDRVIFGELVPYGEVWRTGANEATTFTTNQDLLVDGSLLKAGKYTLWTIPGEKSWKVIFNSKMYPWGIDLDKKPYREPEFDALVLEVPTAKLPEVLEQFSIYFERENELIFLSLAWDETLVTVPIQTAKEAHEALLSFN, encoded by the coding sequence ATGGGAACCAAATTAAAAACAGGGCTTAAAATTGGGGGATTTGTGATCCTGCTGTTGCTGGTAGGGCTGTTTTTAAAGCGCTATTCCACAAAAGCACACAGCCCGGAGGATATAGTGCATTATGAGGAAGAATCCCTTGAGATTGAAGTTTATTATAACAGGCCCTATAAAAAGGACAGGGTGATCTTTGGAGAACTTGTGCCTTATGGAGAAGTGTGGAGAACGGGTGCCAATGAGGCCACTACTTTTACCACCAACCAGGATCTTCTGGTAGACGGATCTTTACTGAAAGCTGGGAAATATACCCTCTGGACCATCCCAGGAGAAAAGTCCTGGAAAGTGATCTTTAATTCCAAAATGTATCCCTGGGGAATTGACCTTGATAAAAAACCCTACCGCGAACCTGAATTTGATGCTTTGGTACTTGAAGTGCCTACGGCCAAATTACCGGAAGTCCTGGAGCAGTTCAGTATCTATTTTGAGAGGGAAAATGAATTGATCTTTTTAAGCCTGGCGTGGGATGAGACCCTGGTAACCGTGCCTATACAAACTGCAAAAGAAGCGCACGAGGCGCTCCTTTCTTTCAACTAA
- a CDS encoding peptidoglycan DD-metalloendopeptidase family protein: MAKDEFAEFIKELTTGFTPVIDTKYAKKDFVHIDLSGKNKDLNNIKIPSALEYKKYIDEFVASQKAKVAFGGYNEKRNLYQQSVIFNNENKSSPREVHIGLDLWCDVGTSVIAPLDGTVHSFQDNEGFGNYGPTLILEHIYGEKTFYTLYGHLSRKCLETFAFGQIIEAGDKLGKLGSSRVNGDYAPHLHFQIINDLQGFNGDYPGVVAAKDLDTYLKNCPDPNLLLKI, translated from the coding sequence ATGGCCAAAGATGAGTTTGCCGAGTTTATAAAAGAGTTAACTACCGGTTTTACACCGGTTATTGATACCAAATACGCCAAAAAGGATTTTGTACATATAGACCTTTCGGGAAAGAATAAGGATCTTAATAATATCAAGATCCCCTCGGCCCTGGAATATAAAAAATATATAGATGAATTTGTAGCTTCCCAAAAGGCCAAAGTGGCTTTTGGGGGCTATAATGAAAAGCGTAATTTGTACCAGCAAAGCGTCATCTTCAATAATGAAAACAAGTCCTCTCCCCGGGAAGTACATATAGGTCTGGACCTGTGGTGTGATGTTGGCACTTCGGTGATCGCCCCACTTGATGGTACAGTGCATAGCTTTCAGGACAATGAAGGCTTTGGGAATTACGGGCCTACATTGATCCTTGAACATATTTACGGAGAAAAAACTTTTTATACCCTGTATGGGCATTTAAGCCGAAAGTGTCTTGAAACCTTCGCCTTCGGGCAAATCATCGAGGCAGGGGACAAGCTGGGAAAACTTGGGTCTTCCCGTGTTAATGGCGATTATGCACCCCACCTGCATTTCCAGATCATAAATGACTTGCAGGGGTTTAATGGGGATTATCCGGGCGTGGTTGCTGCGAAGGATCTAGATACTTATTTAAAAAATTGTCCCGACCCTAATTTACTTCTGAAGATTTGA
- a CDS encoding NAD-dependent epimerase/dehydratase family protein: protein MNILITGAAGFIGSHMAELLAASGYNVTGLDNFSPYYDVDLKKRNAAALELKGIKILNKDLAEKEIYKSLPADFDFIIHFAAQPGISAQIEFEDYLRNNVIATQNLLVFARGIKNLKHFFNISTSSIYGLDATFPETTAPAPASNYGVSKLSAEQLVMAESRSGNLHASSLRLYSVYGPRERPEKLYTKLIKCAFNKESFTLFEGSEQHLRSFTYVGDIVKGILAAVERHTALNGEIINLGSEESYSTREGIEIVEQQLEVKIGIQVVPRRAGDQLQTAAKIDKAKELLGYTAPTTLAQGLKEQIAWYKAEFL, encoded by the coding sequence ATGAATATATTAATTACAGGGGCTGCCGGCTTTATTGGTTCCCATATGGCCGAACTTTTAGCAGCTTCAGGATACAATGTTACCGGCCTTGATAATTTCTCCCCGTACTATGATGTAGATCTAAAGAAGAGAAATGCTGCAGCCCTTGAATTAAAAGGAATAAAAATCTTAAATAAGGACCTTGCTGAAAAGGAAATTTATAAGAGCCTTCCTGCAGATTTTGATTTCATCATTCATTTTGCTGCCCAGCCGGGGATCTCTGCTCAAATTGAATTTGAAGATTATTTGCGCAATAACGTGATTGCCACTCAAAATTTGCTTGTTTTTGCGAGGGGTATTAAAAATTTAAAGCATTTTTTCAATATCTCTACTTCCTCCATTTACGGGCTTGATGCCACTTTCCCCGAAACTACTGCCCCTGCACCTGCCTCCAATTATGGAGTTTCCAAACTTTCGGCAGAGCAACTTGTAATGGCCGAAAGCCGATCAGGAAATCTCCATGCCTCATCTCTCAGGCTTTATTCTGTGTACGGGCCAAGAGAAAGGCCTGAAAAATTATATACCAAATTAATAAAGTGTGCATTTAACAAGGAGTCCTTTACCCTGTTTGAAGGCAGTGAGCAGCATTTGCGCAGTTTTACCTATGTAGGTGATATTGTAAAGGGGATCCTGGCAGCCGTGGAAAGACATACTGCACTTAACGGAGAGATCATCAATTTGGGGAGTGAGGAGAGTTATTCTACCCGCGAAGGTATTGAAATCGTGGAACAACAACTGGAAGTTAAGATCGGCATTCAGGTGGTTCCCAGGAGGGCCGGAGACCAATTGCAAACCGCTGCAAAAATTGACAAAGCTAAGGAACTGTTAGGCTATACTGCACCTACAACCTTAGCACAGGGATTGAAAGAACAAATTGCCTGGTATAAAGCAGAATTTCTATAA
- the secA gene encoding preprotein translocase subunit SecA: protein MSFLDSVLKAFVGDKSKKDVKEIQPVVEKIKALEKEFEALSLDELRGKTTAFRKKLADATAETRQRMADLTAEADASADITRNEEIYAEIDALKDKLYRINEDILDEILPQAFATVKETAKRFVANTQLKVTASAFDREISATKPYVQLDGDHAVWNNSWDAAGKPVTWDMVHYDVQLIGGVAMHQGKIAEMQTGEGKTLVATLPMYLNALSGNGVHLITVNDYLAKRDSAWMAPIFEFHGLTVDCIDYHRPNSAARRKAYNADITYGTNNEFGFDYLRDNMSHAPDDLVQRAPNYAIVDEVDSVLIDDARTPLIISGPIPKGDIHEFEVLKPTISNLVEVQRQHLTRILAEAKKLIAAGNTEEGGLQLLRVYRGLPKNKALIKYLSEEGIRQLLQKNENKYMADNNREMPMVDEELYFVIEEKNNQIDLTDKGIEYLSGKDDPNFFVMPEIGMEIAKIENLGLTKEEEAEKKEELFREYSVKSERIHTMRQLLKAYTLFEKDTEYVVIENKVKIVDEQTGRIMEGRRYSDGLHQAIEAKENVKIEDATQTFATVTLQNYFRMYRKLSGMTGTAVTEAGEFWEIYKMDVVEIPTNRPIARADKEDLVYKTKREKFNAVIEQVTELSNAGRPVLIGTTSVEISELLSRMLTLRKVPHNVLNAKLHKKEADIVAEAGNSGIVTIATNMAGRGTDIKLSKEVKEAGGLAIIGTERHDSRRVDRQLRGRAGRQGDPGSSQFYVSLEDNLMRLFGSERIAKLMDRMGLEEGEVIQHSMISKSIERAQKKVEENNFGVRKRLLEYDDVMNAQREVIYKRRYHALFGDRLKVDIANMVFDTAEVITETNKLAQDYKNFEFELIRYFSMSSPVTEDEFAKMDSQKIAGIIYKSAYEHYHAKMERTAKSAYPIIKQVYEDQANNFERIAVPFTDGVKSLQVVTNLEKAYETEGKQLTKDFEKNITLAIIDESWKTHLRKMDELKQSVQLAVHEQKDPLLIYKFEAFELFKVMIDQVNKDVISFLFKGEIPEGNTQNIREARQPRRRENIETSKEEVTNMEERAAQSRAAGQRAQQRPQVTETIVREHAKIGRNDKVTLKHVMSGENKSMKYKQAIPLLEKGDWVLIETKE, encoded by the coding sequence ATGAGTTTTTTAGATTCTGTATTAAAAGCCTTCGTGGGCGATAAATCCAAGAAAGACGTAAAGGAAATACAACCTGTTGTAGAGAAGATCAAAGCCCTTGAAAAGGAATTTGAAGCACTTTCCCTGGATGAGCTTAGGGGCAAAACCACCGCCTTCAGAAAAAAACTTGCCGATGCTACTGCGGAAACAAGACAAAGAATGGCCGACCTTACCGCTGAAGCCGATGCCTCTGCCGATATAACCCGAAACGAAGAGATCTATGCCGAAATTGATGCCTTAAAGGATAAACTTTACCGTATCAATGAAGACATCCTCGATGAGATCCTGCCGCAAGCCTTTGCAACCGTAAAGGAAACTGCAAAGCGATTTGTTGCAAATACCCAACTTAAAGTTACCGCCAGCGCTTTTGACCGCGAAATTTCGGCCACCAAGCCTTATGTGCAACTGGACGGCGACCATGCCGTGTGGAACAACTCCTGGGATGCAGCCGGAAAACCAGTGACCTGGGATATGGTACATTATGACGTTCAGCTTATTGGCGGGGTTGCGATGCATCAGGGAAAAATTGCCGAGATGCAAACCGGGGAAGGTAAAACCCTCGTGGCTACCCTTCCTATGTATCTTAACGCACTTTCAGGGAACGGGGTACACCTTATTACTGTGAACGACTATCTTGCAAAAAGGGATAGCGCCTGGATGGCACCTATCTTTGAATTCCACGGGCTTACAGTAGACTGTATAGACTACCACCGCCCAAATTCTGCAGCAAGAAGAAAAGCTTATAATGCTGATATTACCTACGGAACAAATAACGAATTCGGTTTTGATTACCTGCGTGATAATATGTCTCACGCGCCAGATGATCTTGTACAACGGGCACCAAACTACGCCATAGTTGATGAGGTGGATTCGGTTTTGATCGATGATGCCCGTACGCCGCTTATTATTTCAGGTCCAATCCCCAAAGGAGATATTCACGAATTTGAAGTGCTGAAACCCACCATTTCAAACCTGGTTGAAGTGCAGCGCCAGCACCTCACGAGGATCCTTGCGGAAGCAAAAAAACTTATAGCCGCAGGAAATACCGAAGAAGGAGGATTACAACTTCTAAGGGTTTACCGAGGATTACCAAAAAACAAGGCACTTATAAAGTACCTGAGTGAAGAAGGTATTCGCCAGCTGTTGCAAAAGAACGAGAACAAATACATGGCCGATAACAACCGCGAAATGCCGATGGTTGATGAAGAGCTATATTTTGTGATCGAAGAAAAGAACAACCAGATAGATCTTACAGATAAAGGGATAGAATATCTTTCAGGAAAAGATGACCCCAATTTCTTTGTAATGCCGGAGATAGGAATGGAGATCGCCAAGATCGAAAACCTGGGACTTACCAAAGAAGAAGAGGCTGAAAAGAAAGAGGAACTTTTTCGCGAATATAGTGTAAAAAGCGAGCGTATTCATACGATGCGTCAGCTTTTAAAAGCATACACGCTTTTTGAAAAAGATACCGAATATGTTGTTATTGAGAACAAAGTAAAGATCGTAGACGAGCAAACTGGCCGTATCATGGAAGGCCGTAGATATAGCGACGGGCTGCACCAGGCAATTGAGGCCAAGGAAAATGTGAAGATCGAGGATGCAACCCAAACCTTTGCTACGGTAACCCTTCAGAACTACTTCCGTATGTACCGAAAACTTTCAGGGATGACAGGAACAGCAGTTACTGAAGCCGGAGAATTCTGGGAGATCTATAAAATGGACGTAGTAGAAATTCCAACTAACCGTCCCATCGCCCGTGCCGATAAGGAAGATCTTGTATATAAAACAAAACGTGAGAAGTTCAACGCGGTGATCGAGCAGGTGACCGAACTTTCCAATGCGGGAAGGCCGGTGCTTATTGGTACCACATCTGTAGAAATTTCAGAATTATTAAGCCGGATGCTAACCCTGCGTAAAGTTCCTCACAATGTACTTAACGCCAAACTTCACAAGAAGGAAGCAGATATTGTTGCCGAAGCGGGTAACTCCGGAATTGTGACCATCGCCACCAACATGGCAGGTCGTGGTACCGATATTAAGTTGAGTAAGGAAGTAAAAGAAGCCGGTGGTCTTGCCATTATTGGTACAGAACGCCACGATTCCCGTCGGGTAGACAGGCAGTTACGTGGTCGTGCAGGACGACAGGGAGATCCCGGAAGTTCGCAGTTCTATGTTTCGCTGGAAGATAACCTCATGCGTTTGTTCGGATCTGAAAGAATTGCCAAGCTAATGGACCGTATGGGTCTGGAGGAAGGGGAAGTGATCCAACACTCTATGATCTCAAAATCTATTGAGCGCGCACAGAAAAAAGTAGAAGAAAACAACTTTGGTGTACGTAAGCGTTTGCTGGAGTATGATGATGTGATGAATGCGCAAAGAGAAGTGATCTACAAGCGCCGTTACCATGCATTGTTTGGAGACAGATTGAAAGTAGATATCGCCAATATGGTTTTTGATACTGCGGAAGTGATCACTGAAACCAACAAACTTGCGCAGGATTACAAGAATTTTGAATTTGAATTGATCAGGTATTTCTCGATGAGCTCCCCTGTTACTGAAGATGAGTTTGCCAAGATGGATTCCCAAAAGATCGCGGGGATCATTTATAAGTCGGCTTACGAGCATTACCATGCAAAAATGGAGCGCACGGCAAAATCTGCATATCCAATTATCAAGCAGGTTTACGAAGATCAGGCCAATAATTTTGAGCGTATCGCAGTACCGTTTACAGATGGTGTAAAAAGTCTTCAGGTGGTAACAAACCTTGAAAAAGCTTATGAAACCGAAGGCAAGCAACTTACCAAAGATTTTGAAAAGAACATCACACTTGCCATCATAGATGAGTCCTGGAAAACGCATTTGCGCAAGATGGATGAGTTGAAGCAGAGTGTTCAGCTGGCGGTTCACGAGCAGAAAGATCCATTGCTTATCTATAAATTTGAAGCCTTTGAACTTTTCAAAGTGATGATAGACCAGGTGAACAAAGATGTGATCTCCTTCCTTTTCAAGGGAGAAATCCCCGAAGGAAATACCCAGAACATAAGGGAAGCACGCCAGCCAAGGCGTAGGGAGAACATTGAAACCTCCAAGGAAGAAGTTACCAACATGGAAGAACGCGCCGCTCAAAGCCGTGCTGCAGGGCAAAGAGCCCAGCAACGACCGCAGGTAACCGAAACCATTGTGAGAGAACACGCTAAAATAGGCCGGAATGATAAAGTGACCTTAAAGCATGTGATGAGTGGAGAAAACAAATCCATGAAATACAAGCAGGCAATTCCCCTACTTGAAAAAGGAGACTGGGTGTTGATTGAAACAAAGGAGTAA
- a CDS encoding organic hydroperoxide resistance protein: MKKLYKATVTTSGGREGHTKSDDGVLDLDLSKPKSMGGKGEKHTNPEQLFGAAYSACYGSALLAVAKKHKVDIGDFNVTATVTLGLTEDEELQLAVILDSYLPGIDIETGEKLVNEAHEMCPYSRATRDNVDVTLNLLLDEED, translated from the coding sequence ATGAAGAAATTGTATAAAGCCACAGTAACAACCTCCGGAGGCCGGGAGGGACATACAAAAAGTGATGATGGCGTATTGGACTTAGATTTAAGCAAGCCTAAAAGTATGGGGGGTAAAGGTGAAAAACACACCAATCCTGAACAACTTTTTGGTGCGGCATATTCTGCATGTTATGGGAGTGCACTGCTTGCAGTGGCAAAAAAACATAAAGTAGATATTGGCGATTTTAATGTAACTGCCACTGTAACCCTGGGATTAACCGAAGATGAAGAGCTACAGCTTGCTGTGATCCTTGATTCGTATCTTCCCGGGATAGATATTGAAACCGGTGAAAAGTTAGTGAATGAGGCGCATGAAATGTGTCCTTATTCCCGGGCCACACGGGATAATGTAGATGTAACCCTTAACCTGTTACTGGACGAGGAAGATTAG
- a CDS encoding glycosyltransferase family 2 protein translates to MDYELTVIVPLYNEEENLLRVEMELTKYLEIALKKTCILFVNDGSTDGSLSIIKEISARNEAFDYISFDRNYGLSAALKAGFDNVKTPLLGYIDSDLQTDPGDFNLLLEHIDHHDLVTGVRVNRKDSFKKNLSSLIANGIRRSFTNDGMDDTGCPLKVIRTSAAQNIPMFKGLHRFLPAMILLQNGKVVQVPVRHYPRIAGTAKFHIWNRLFGPLMDCFAYLWMKHKYINYHIKEKSTC, encoded by the coding sequence ATGGATTACGAGCTTACGGTCATTGTTCCTTTATACAATGAAGAGGAAAATTTACTTCGCGTGGAAATGGAACTCACAAAATACCTTGAAATAGCCCTGAAAAAAACCTGTATCCTTTTTGTAAATGACGGCTCTACAGATGGCAGCCTGTCAATTATAAAAGAGATCTCCGCGCGCAATGAGGCTTTTGATTATATATCTTTTGACCGTAACTATGGTTTAAGTGCAGCCTTAAAGGCAGGTTTTGACAATGTGAAGACACCGCTTTTAGGCTATATAGATTCAGACCTGCAAACAGATCCCGGAGATTTTAATTTATTACTGGAACATATTGACCATCATGACCTGGTTACGGGAGTGCGGGTGAACAGAAAGGATTCCTTCAAAAAGAATCTTTCCTCCTTAATTGCCAATGGGATAAGACGAAGTTTTACCAATGACGGGATGGATGACACGGGTTGTCCGCTTAAGGTAATAAGAACCTCTGCAGCTCAAAATATCCCTATGTTCAAAGGTTTGCACAGGTTTCTACCTGCAATGATCCTGTTGCAAAACGGGAAGGTGGTACAGGTTCCCGTAAGACATTATCCCAGGATCGCTGGTACAGCTAAGTTTCATATCTGGAACCGCTTGTTTGGGCCATTAATGGATTGTTTTGCTTATTTATGGATGAAACATAAGTACATTAATTACCATATAAAAGAAAAATCTACCTGCTAA
- a CDS encoding ABC transporter ATP-binding protein, with amino-acid sequence MSKVIELRNITRDFPLGHEIIKVLKGINLEIERGEYVAFMGPSGSGKSTLMNLLGCLDTPTAGSYVLNGKDVSKMSDDELAEIRNKEIGFVFQTFNLLPRTTALENVALPMVYAGASKAARTERATQVLTDVGLADRMDHKPNQLSGGQRQRVAVGRALVNKPSIILADEPTGNLDSITSLEIMHLFDEIHKAGNTVILVTHEEEVAMHAHRVIRLRDGVIESDESPVRR; translated from the coding sequence ATGAGCAAGGTTATTGAACTACGCAATATAACCCGCGATTTTCCGCTGGGGCACGAGATCATAAAAGTTTTAAAGGGCATTAATCTGGAAATTGAGCGTGGCGAGTACGTTGCTTTCATGGGACCCTCAGGTTCGGGAAAATCTACCCTTATGAATCTGCTGGGCTGTCTGGATACTCCAACAGCCGGAAGCTATGTCCTGAACGGAAAAGATGTTAGCAAAATGAGCGATGATGAACTTGCCGAAATAAGAAATAAGGAAATAGGATTCGTATTTCAAACCTTTAACCTCTTACCCAGGACCACCGCACTTGAAAATGTAGCCTTACCAATGGTTTATGCCGGTGCATCGAAAGCCGCCCGAACTGAACGTGCTACCCAGGTTTTAACTGATGTTGGCCTGGCCGACAGGATGGACCATAAACCCAATCAGCTTTCCGGGGGTCAGCGGCAGCGGGTTGCCGTAGGCCGTGCCCTGGTGAACAAACCTTCCATAATTCTTGCCGATGAACCCACGGGAAACCTGGATTCTATTACTTCTCTCGAAATCATGCACCTGTTTGATGAGATCCATAAAGCAGGAAATACCGTGATCCTGGTAACCCATGAGGAAGAAGTTGCTATGCACGCTCACCGCGTGATTAGACTTAGAGACGGGGTTATTGAGAGCGATGAAAGTCCGGTTAGACGGTAG
- a CDS encoding cob(I)yrinic acid a,c-diamide adenosyltransferase, whose amino-acid sequence MKIYTKTGDKGTTSLFGGTRVPKHHIRIESYGTVDELNAHIGLLKDQDCGDHTRNILNRVQDRLFTIGSTLATEPEKATLKSGKDRLGISRISAEDIELLEQEMDRMNGELPPMTNFILPGGHQSVSFCHIARCVCRRAERMATALHEISPFDDMVLMYLNRLSDYLFVLARMLSKDLNADEVKWIPEKGN is encoded by the coding sequence ATGAAAATATACACTAAAACCGGAGATAAAGGCACCACCTCTCTTTTTGGGGGAACCCGGGTTCCAAAACACCATATTCGCATTGAAAGCTACGGCACTGTTGATGAACTCAATGCGCACATAGGTTTATTAAAAGATCAGGATTGCGGGGATCATACCCGGAATATTCTTAACCGCGTTCAGGACCGATTATTTACCATAGGTTCTACACTGGCGACAGAACCCGAAAAGGCGACCCTAAAAAGCGGAAAGGACAGGCTGGGAATTTCCCGAATTTCAGCGGAAGACATTGAACTCCTGGAACAGGAAATGGACCGTATGAACGGGGAGCTTCCGCCAATGACAAACTTCATTTTACCGGGGGGCCACCAATCTGTGTCATTCTGTCACATAGCACGCTGTGTTTGCAGGCGGGCCGAGCGAATGGCAACCGCTTTACACGAGATCTCACCTTTTGATGACATGGTTTTAATGTATCTTAACCGCCTCTCTGACTACCTCTTTGTGCTGGCACGAATGTTGTCTAAAGACCTTAACGCAGACGAAGTAAAATGGATCCCCGAGAAAGGGAATTAA